AAAACCAGGTATATCGATCTCAACAGGACAACCAGTCATACAAGGCTTGTTTTTACATTGCAAACAACGTTTAGCCTCTTCTACCGCTATTTCTTTGGTATAACCTAGTGGTACTTCTCTAAAATTTTTTATACGCTCTTTTGGTGGCTGCTCAGGCATCTCATGTTTTGTTTTACGTACGCTCATTAAACACCTGCTAGCTTACAGGATTCTCCTTCTTCATGGATAAATCTTCGGTTACGAAGCATCAAATTATCAAAATCAACCTTATGACCATCAAACTCAGGGCCATCAACACAAGCAAACTTGGTTTTCCCATCAACAGAAACACGACAACCGCCGCACATACCAGTACCATCAACCATAATAGGATTTAAACTAACCAAGGTTTTGATATTATATTTCCTAGTAAGATCAGAAACAACCTTCATCATAATAACAGGACCAATAGCCATAACCATGTCTATCTTCCGTTTCTCATCGATTAATTTTTGTAGAACATCACTAACAAAACCTGAATGCCCCTTAGAGCCATCATCAGTCGCAATGTATAATTCATCACTAAAAGCGTTGATCTCATCCTCTAACATAAGAAGACGTTTAGTCCTAGCCCCAAGAATAGAAATAACATGATTACCTGCTT
This window of the Candidatus Thermoplasmatota archaeon genome carries:
- a CDS encoding sulfide/dihydroorotate dehydrogenase-like FAD/NAD-binding protein, which gives rise to MYKILEKKILSEYVKLMKIEAPLVAKKAQPGQFVILRIDEKGERIPLTIADFDRKHGTVTIIFMEVGKTTKQLGKLDVGDFIENFAGPLGTPSEIKKYGTVVCIGGGVGIAPLYPIVRALKEAGNHVISILGARTKRLLMLEDEINAFSDELYIATDDGSKGHSGFVSDVLQKLIDEKRKIDMVMAIGPVIMMKVVSDLTRKYNIKTLVSLNPIMVDGTGMCGGCRVSVDGKTKFACVDGPEFDGHKVDFDNLMLRNRRFIHEEGESCKLAGV